The following coding sequences are from one Rutidosis leptorrhynchoides isolate AG116_Rl617_1_P2 chromosome 11, CSIRO_AGI_Rlap_v1, whole genome shotgun sequence window:
- the LOC139874903 gene encoding aspartate--tRNA ligase 1, cytoplasmic-like — protein MTVVCELRDMILKELYSVVFIIQYYPIYCVSGTTNVLPFNIEDAARSDVEIEKASKDGKQAVRVNQDTRLNNWFLELRVTATYETVRLVSHVLNSFRQFLLNDDFLKSSHQKINAGASEGGASVFDLDYKNKHACLAQSPQLHKQMVINGGFSGNFSGVFLVGPVFRAEDSYTQRHLCEFTGLDVEMEIKRHYVERCQQQLEAIGNQYPFKPLKYLRKTLRLTFEEGIQTF, from the exons ATGACGGTTGTGTGCGAATTGCGTGAT aTGATATTAAAGGAATTGTATTCCGTGGTTTTTATAATTCAATACTATCCT ATCTATTGCGTATCTGGGACTACAAATGTGCTTCCTTTCAATATCGAGGATGCCGCTAGAAGTGATGTTGAAATTGAGAAAGCTTCcaag GATGGAAAGCAAGCTGTTCGTGTTAATCAGGACACCCGATTAAACAACTGGTTTTTGGAATTGCGAGTAACAGCAACTTATGAAACTGTTCGCCTCGTGTCTCATGTTCTAAAT AGTTTTAGGCAGTTTTTgctgaatgatgattttttgaaatCCTCACACCAAAAAATAAATGCAGGCGCTAGTGAAGGTGGTGCATCGGTTTTCGACTTGGACtacaagaataaacatgcttgtttGGCACAATCGCCTCAACTTCACAAGCAAATGGTTATTAATGGTGGTTTTAGCGGTAACTTTAGCGGTGTTTTTCTGGTGGGTCCCGTCTTTAGAGCTGAAGACTCATATACACAAAGGCATTTGTGCGAGTTCACAGGTCTTGATGTGGAAATGGAGATTAAGAGGCATTATGTCGAG AGATGCCAGCAACAGCTTGAAGCTATTGGGAATCAGTATCCTTTCAAGCCTCTAAAG TACTTGCGAAAGACGTTGCGACTAACGTTTGAAGAAGGGATTCAAACGTTTTAG